From the genome of Drosophila melanogaster chromosome 2L, one region includes:
- the LUBEL gene encoding linear ubiquitin E3 ligase, isoform F, with amino-acid sequence MTTHQLLNKNVRTMPSWVMEANDRIGPKPPPTPPNGVAGGLPKAPALPPKAKSTPEPDYEIIEFSSQQYSNEPMKTTVIRTKTPDNKLKCTLCGSQNPWVTCAECAGQIFCASCDDMFHKHPKRKQHMRKAVEQGTPPIPPKAQAGGGAPPPVAPPRRSKRGLLTPFLGRKDQMLPPPSPTPSHKSLGGWRGSLGGGATPPVPPIATSSANQMNNRPLPDPPRSEGGGSSRSGTPKSVFDTIQRPPSVQLEKIKSKASATLDRMAILQQRYRQQKARQDLSANSEQAAGAQRRQMSTSVFNLNSNPRRPLSEAQNGGAWLANQRIQQAQSLAQLNCAGCQQSQQHPGWAQHPHQALPQHQHPDQWSQFGSQQQFNNSNLSLNVGPGYMSQQHHPHYPPPVFMTQRGMMPNVYPGAPGYPMMHPGVMGMPPSAASRAASRSRYAASPTPSRKSMSLRRKRNSYVDDELTDDEDSDQDDRRSLVSNRSGMTSASRSQHHQNHIQPRQRRLSSASQLIASDELDGDQVHHKMRNRRGSIAKSVQSEWLPERRENEGTLTRNKTATDSARTSRIYSDLESEGSGARALVQAKIQQKLQEADQHKSSKKAEPKRKPEMKDENTQAAAVVQKVVVPPAHEESASEYEEVVEEVTASESEAEAQTAPDPQEVPDEIGADDLGPPPSTPDHEWECEFCTFVNEPNIKICSICCKTPSKPPVQPNKAKKVEEKPQPPAEKSNNIKASSKTETKPVQKPTTKSQQPSQKSVAALSKTTHTNSTSSSKASPAVNSKTTSSIPIKTPSKSTLKTSSENESDNSLAKSLLHKGRIQKRISFFEGTKT; translated from the exons GAGGCAAATGACCGCATTGGGCCCAAACCGCCACCCACGCCACCAAACGGTGTGGCTGGTGGTCTTCCCAAGGCGCCTGCTCTGCCGCCCAAGGCGAAGAGCACTCCCGAGCCGGACTACGAGATCATCGAATTCTCCAGCCAGCAGTACTCCAACGAACCGATGAAGACCACAGTGATCAGAACCAAGACACCAG ATAACAAACTAAAGTGCACCTTGTGCGGTTCCCAGAATCCCTGGGTAACCTGTGCCGAGTGCGCCGGCCAAATCTTTTGCGCCTCCTGCGACGACATGTTCCACAAGCATCCCAAACGTAAGCAGCACATGAGAAAG GCTGTGGAGCAGGGCACACCGCCGATTCCGCCAAAGGCACAGGCCGGTGGTGGGGCACCACCACCAGTGGCACCTCCACGACGCAGCAAACGAGGCCTTTTGACACCGTTTCTGGGCCGCAAGGATCAG ATGCTGCCGCCGCCCTCGCCCACGCCCTCGCACAAGTCGCTGGGCGGCTGGCGGGGATCGCTCGGTGGcggggccacgcccccagtgCCACCAATTGCCACCAGCTCTGCCAACCAGATGAACAACCGACCACTGCCCGATCCACCGCGCAGCGAGGGCGGGGGATCTTCCAGATCGGGCACCCCCAAGTCCGTGTTCGACACCATCCAGCGACCGCCGTCGGTGCAGCTGGAGAAGATCAAGAGCAAGGCCAGCGCCACGCTGGACCGCATGGCCATTCTGCAGCAGCGGTACCGCCAACAGAAGGCTCGCCAGGATCTGAGCGCCAACAGCGAACAG GCGGCCGGCGCCCAGCGGCGACAGATGAGCACATCGGTGTTCAATCTCAACTCGAATCCACGTCGACCACTGTCCGAGGCCCAAAACGGAGGTGCCTGGCTCGCCAATCAGCGCATCCAGCAG GCCCAATCCCTGGCGCAGCTAAACTGCGCTGGATGTCAACAGAGTCAGCAGCATCCTGGCTGGGCACAGCATCCGCACCAAGCACTTCCTCAGCACCAGCATCCCGATCAGTGGTCACAGTTCGGCTCCCAACAGCAATTCAACAACTCCAATCTGTCCCTGAACGTTGGACCGGGTTACATGTCGCAGCAACATCATCCACACTATCCGCCACCAGTGTTTATGACCCAGCGTGGTATGATGCCCAATGTGTATCCAGGAGCACCAGGCTATCCCATGATGCATCCAG GTGTCATGGGAATGCCACCTTCAGCTGCCTCCAGAGCTGCATCCCGTTCCCGGTACGCTGCATCACCAACACCCAGCCGCAAATCGATGTCCTTGCGTCGCAAGCGCAATAGCTACGTGGATGACGAACTTACGGATGACGAGGACTCCGACCAGGATGACCGCAGATCTTTGGTGTCCAATCGCTCGGGCATGACTAGTGCCTCGCGCTCCCAGCATCACCAAAACCATATCCAGCCCCGCCAAAGGCGCCTGTCCAGTGCCTCCCAACTCATAGCCAGCGATGAATTGGACGGCGATCAGGTGCATCACAAGATGCGGAATCGTCGGGGATCCATTGCCAAGTCCGTGCAGAGTGAGTGGCTACCGGAGCGACGGGAAAATGAGGGAACCCTTACCAGAAACAAAACAGCAACGGACTCGGCCAGAACCAGTCGCATTTACTCCGATCTGGAGTCTGAGGGATCGGGTGCTCGGGCCTTGGTTCAAGCTAAAATTCAGCAGAAGCTCCAAGAAGCCGATCAGCACAAATCCTCGAAGAAGGCTGAGCCAAAACGCAAGCCGGAGATGAAGGACGAGAATACACAGGCGGCAGCGGTGGTGCAAAAGGTGGTGGTGCCACCAGCCCATGAAGAGAGTGCCTCGGAATACGAGGAAGTGGTCGAAGAGGTAACCGCCTCAGAGAGTGAGGCTGAGGCTCAAACAGCACCCGATCCCCAGGAAGTTCCTGACGAGATTGGGGCTGATGATCTCGGCCCACCACCTTCTACCCCAGACCACGAATGGGAATGCGAGTTCTGCACGTTTGTGAACGAGCCCAACATCAAGATCTGCTCCATATGCTGCAAGACGCCCAGCAAACCTCCAGTGCAGCCCAACAAGGCCAAAAAGGTAGAGGAAAAACCACAGCCTCCAGCTGAAAAGTCTAACAATATCAAGGCGTCTTCCAAGACGGAAACTAAGCCAGTGCAAAAGCCTACTACAAAGAGCCAACAACCCAGTCAGAAATCCGTTGCTGCTCTTTCGAAGACTACTCACACCAACTCCACGTCTAGCTCAAAAGCGTCGCCAGCTGTAAACTCCAAGACCACCTCCAGTATTCCTATCAAGACACCATCGAAATCCACACTGAAAACTTCGTCGGAAAATGAATCCGATAACTCGCTGGCCAAGAGTCTTCTGCACAAAGGTAGGATACAAAAGAGAATCTCATTTTTCGAAGGCACAAAGACCTAA